In Bacteroidales bacterium, one DNA window encodes the following:
- a CDS encoding ABC transporter permease subunit gives MKVWVIATRELRSFFDSLMAYIMLVAFLGFSGFFTWLYGSDIFFVRQASLQVFFSIAYWTLFFFIPALTMRLLAEENRTGTIEMLMTKPISDLQVVMGKFSSVMLLIVIALALTIPYYITVASLGPIDHGATITGYVGLLLMSAAYVSIGLFASSISNNQIIAFLLALLISIFFHIIFDVLSYSVTGGIGSIFSYLSISTHFDSISRGVIDSKDIIYFLSITFLSLVATEAVLTRRNAV, from the coding sequence ATGAAAGTCTGGGTAATTGCAACAAGAGAACTTCGATCATTTTTCGACTCGTTGATGGCCTACATTATGCTGGTGGCATTTCTGGGCTTCAGCGGATTTTTTACCTGGCTCTACGGGTCTGATATATTTTTCGTCCGTCAGGCAAGCCTTCAGGTGTTTTTTTCCATCGCTTACTGGACACTGTTTTTCTTCATTCCTGCATTGACCATGCGCCTGCTTGCCGAAGAAAACCGTACTGGTACCATCGAAATGCTGATGACCAAACCCATCAGCGATTTGCAGGTGGTGATGGGTAAGTTTTCTTCCGTGATGTTGCTGATTGTGATAGCGCTCGCACTTACTATTCCTTATTACATTACCGTGGCAAGCCTGGGCCCGATTGACCACGGGGCTACCATCACAGGATATGTTGGCCTTCTATTGATGAGCGCTGCCTATGTGAGCATTGGCCTGTTTGCCAGCAGCATTTCAAATAACCAGATTATCGCATTCCTGCTTGCCTTGCTTATAAGTATTTTCTTTCACATCATTTTCGATGTGCTTAGTTATAGTGTAACAGGGGGGATCGGTTCAATATTTTCGTACCTCAGCATCTCTACTCATTTCGATTCGATATCGCGTGGTGTGATTGACAGCAAGGATATCATATACTTCTTGTCAATTACCTTTTTGAGCCTCGTTGCAACTGAAGCTGTTCTTACAAGGCGTAATGCTGTTTAA
- a CDS encoding Gldg family protein, with protein MKNKRRITLQLLMILGVVILINIVSDRFFVRVDLTQDQRYTLSDATRNILRDLKQPVTVSAYFTSDLPPQYINLRREFTDLLVEYGNLSRGMVVFEMIDPNDEETEMAAMQAGVQPVIVNVRERDQVKQQKAYMGAVVRMGDRKEAIPLIQSDAAMEYSLSTSIKKISIVDKPLIGVVQGHGQPPLSSLQQALSGLLVLNNVEEVNFYDTIEDISRFQSLMIIGPTDSIPSLHFSLLDSYLAGGGNLLVALNRVSADFNTLQGFAVETGLENWLMDKGVIVEGRFIVDANCGTVGVTQQTGAFQYTTNIRFPYLPLINDFADHPITKGLSNIVLQFASPILYTGDTLVRFEPIAFTSEKSDARSVPLMFDIQKQWTDRDFTRSKLAVAATLQGPISGNLPSRMVVFGDADFAVASDPRQNLQRENVSLLVNAVDWLSDDTGLVELRTKGPKARPLDEVEDGRKLFLKLLNFLLPIILIIIYGVYRIIRNRNIRMKRMEDVYV; from the coding sequence ATGAAGAATAAAAGACGGATTACCTTACAATTATTAATGATCCTCGGGGTGGTGATCCTTATCAACATTGTTTCCGACAGGTTTTTCGTGCGGGTTGACCTCACACAGGATCAGCGCTATACCCTCAGCGACGCAACCAGAAATATCCTTCGAGATCTGAAACAACCCGTTACAGTAAGTGCATATTTCACCAGCGATCTGCCGCCGCAGTACATCAACCTGAGGCGTGAATTCACCGACCTGCTGGTAGAATACGGCAATCTTTCGCGTGGAATGGTGGTTTTTGAAATGATTGACCCAAACGACGAAGAGACCGAAATGGCGGCAATGCAGGCAGGTGTGCAACCGGTGATTGTAAACGTTAGAGAGCGTGACCAGGTAAAACAACAAAAAGCATATATGGGCGCTGTGGTTCGCATGGGCGATCGTAAAGAAGCCATTCCGTTGATTCAGTCCGATGCCGCCATGGAATATTCGCTTTCAACATCAATAAAAAAAATATCAATTGTTGACAAGCCATTGATCGGGGTTGTGCAGGGACATGGCCAACCGCCTTTGAGTTCGTTGCAGCAGGCACTTTCAGGTTTACTGGTTCTCAACAATGTTGAGGAAGTGAATTTTTATGACACTATTGAGGATATTTCCCGCTTTCAGTCATTGATGATTATTGGCCCTACCGATAGTATTCCGAGCCTGCATTTCAGCCTGCTTGATAGTTACCTGGCCGGTGGCGGCAATTTACTTGTTGCATTGAACCGTGTTAGCGCCGATTTTAATACACTGCAGGGTTTTGCTGTAGAGACCGGGCTTGAAAACTGGCTTATGGATAAAGGTGTGATTGTTGAAGGGCGTTTCATTGTAGATGCCAATTGTGGAACCGTTGGTGTTACGCAGCAAACCGGAGCCTTCCAGTACACTACCAATATAAGATTTCCCTACCTCCCGCTTATCAATGATTTTGCCGATCATCCGATCACCAAAGGTTTGAGCAATATAGTTTTGCAGTTCGCAAGCCCGATTTTATACACCGGTGATACCTTGGTCAGGTTCGAACCGATAGCTTTTACATCCGAAAAATCGGATGCCCGGAGCGTACCGCTGATGTTTGATATCCAGAAACAATGGACTGACCGTGATTTTACCCGTTCAAAACTTGCTGTGGCTGCTACCTTGCAAGGCCCGATCTCAGGAAATCTGCCTTCGCGCATGGTAGTGTTTGGCGATGCTGATTTCGCCGTGGCTTCTGATCCTCGTCAGAACCTGCAAAGAGAAAATGTAAGCCTGCTTGTGAATGCTGTTGACTGGCTATCAGACGATACCGGACTTGTTGAACTGCGAACCAAAGGCCCGAAAGCCCGCCCGCTTGATGAAGTTGAAGATGGACGCAAGCTATTTCTGAAACTGCTGAACTTTCTGCTTCCAATCATCCTGATTATTATCTATGGTGTTTACAGGATAATCCGAAACCGCAACATACGCATGAAAAGAATGGAGGATGTTTATGTTTAA
- a CDS encoding DUF4340 domain-containing protein — translation MFKKLNPLVLVALLAVLIIAVVVVLRMDARKQKGSFLNELINADREKTTSIIVIPKGIAEDAITLEKNEDRWMVGSHGKMYQANREHIARIFESLSPMIPEQLVSRSKDSWPEYEIEDVSGTRVKIYEGKRLSGDFTYGKLSFQQQMMQGQQRPKISTFVRLHDQEDVYSVDGFLGSAFPAITKQYRDQTVISVNKDDISKISMQGAGEYNYTISREGTNWLLNGNQLDSVMVEHVLNSISNANSSGFVEQESEGLLSVPSHQLTVERIDAIPVEIKAYPADSTHQYFITSSQNPGAVFSGSQNELFESIFYRVTYFSGKDASDDSL, via the coding sequence ATGTTTAAGAAATTAAACCCCCTGGTATTAGTAGCGCTGCTCGCAGTATTAATAATTGCCGTGGTAGTTGTTCTGCGAATGGATGCCCGCAAACAAAAAGGCAGCTTTTTGAACGAACTGATCAATGCTGATCGTGAGAAAACAACAAGCATCATTGTTATTCCTAAAGGAATCGCGGAGGATGCCATTACACTGGAGAAAAACGAAGACCGGTGGATGGTTGGTTCGCATGGAAAAATGTACCAGGCAAACCGCGAACATATTGCACGCATTTTTGAATCACTTTCGCCGATGATACCTGAACAATTGGTTTCGCGTTCAAAAGACAGCTGGCCTGAATATGAGATAGAAGATGTTTCGGGAACACGTGTGAAGATATATGAAGGAAAGCGCTTAAGCGGTGACTTTACATACGGTAAACTCAGTTTCCAGCAACAGATGATGCAGGGACAACAGCGGCCAAAGATCAGCACTTTTGTTCGTCTGCACGATCAGGAGGATGTTTATTCGGTTGATGGTTTTCTGGGTTCGGCATTTCCTGCGATCACAAAACAATATCGTGATCAGACTGTGATCAGCGTAAATAAAGATGATATCAGCAAAATTTCTATGCAGGGCGCTGGTGAATATAATTATACGATTTCAAGGGAAGGGACCAATTGGTTACTTAATGGCAATCAGTTAGATTCAGTTATGGTTGAGCATGTTCTGAATTCAATCAGCAATGCAAACAGCAGCGGTTTTGTGGAGCAGGAATCAGAAGGCCTGCTCAGTGTTCCATCACACCAACTTACGGTTGAAAGAATTGATGCAATTCCTGTTGAGATCAAAGCATATCCAGCCGATAGTACGCACCAATATTTTATCACCAGTTCCCAGAACCCTGGGGCTGTTTTCAGTGGTTCGCAAAATGAATTGTTTGAAAGCATCTTTTACCGGGTTACATACTTTTCCGGAAAAGATGCCAGCG